One genomic window of Kosmotoga olearia TBF 19.5.1 includes the following:
- the dnaX gene encoding DNA polymerase III subunit gamma/tau gives MAEVLYRKYRPKKFEEIVGQDQVKIVLKKAIENQSIAHAYIFFGPRGTGKTTTARILAKALNCLSHDDKPCGKCESCIAVDNNSHMDVIEIDAASYRGIDEIRKIRDAASYRPTMGHYKVYIVDEFHMLTREAFNALLKTLEEPPEHIVFILATTNLEKVPETILSRCQVFTFKPLSEGQIVEYLQRILKEEKKTYTVEALKIIAKAAKGGMRDAVNLLERALVFGEKIEEDNVKNILGILPEEYLKSYLVAILNGDSDEIIALSENIERLGYSHDSVIRQSIELTKDMISRRELEFERGVKLIEKLWEVNREMRYSENKKLTFEVLSLTTLAAMNVPSVSVEPAKAVNAVVKEEVKKSNEEKEVEPITTDIDVSKKSEKVDSKFKEFFETIYEEGHVLIWVLLNLATIKEEDDVFALSFALNDLFARELAKEHIETISELMKMRLGKPAKINDNDIVESSDILKKLNPDEKAYVKRILTLFEGLDAKDVKIEIEEEGNG, from the coding sequence ATGGCTGAAGTTCTTTATAGAAAATACAGACCGAAAAAGTTCGAAGAAATAGTTGGTCAGGATCAAGTAAAGATTGTACTAAAAAAAGCGATTGAGAATCAGAGTATCGCTCATGCTTATATCTTTTTTGGTCCGAGGGGTACAGGGAAAACAACCACTGCGAGAATCCTTGCGAAGGCTCTCAACTGTCTTTCACATGACGATAAACCTTGTGGAAAATGTGAATCCTGCATTGCTGTAGACAATAATTCCCACATGGACGTTATCGAGATCGATGCGGCTTCGTATAGAGGTATCGATGAAATTCGAAAGATCAGGGACGCAGCGTCTTATAGACCCACCATGGGACATTACAAAGTTTACATCGTGGATGAATTTCACATGCTTACAAGGGAAGCTTTCAATGCCCTGCTCAAGACTCTGGAAGAACCGCCAGAACACATTGTGTTTATCTTGGCTACGACAAATCTTGAGAAGGTTCCCGAAACGATTCTTTCAAGGTGTCAGGTGTTTACTTTCAAACCTCTTTCAGAGGGTCAGATAGTAGAATATCTTCAGAGGATCCTGAAAGAAGAAAAGAAAACATATACTGTTGAAGCGCTCAAAATCATCGCGAAAGCGGCAAAAGGTGGTATGCGAGACGCTGTTAATCTTTTGGAACGTGCTCTTGTGTTTGGCGAGAAGATAGAAGAAGATAATGTTAAAAACATTCTGGGAATTCTACCTGAAGAATATCTCAAAAGTTATCTTGTCGCAATTCTTAATGGAGATAGTGATGAAATCATTGCGTTGTCTGAGAATATTGAGCGTCTTGGATATTCTCATGACTCGGTAATTCGGCAATCTATCGAGCTTACAAAAGATATGATTAGCAGGCGCGAACTTGAATTTGAACGCGGTGTGAAACTCATAGAAAAGCTATGGGAAGTAAATAGAGAAATGAGATATTCAGAAAACAAAAAACTCACTTTTGAGGTTCTTAGTTTAACCACCCTGGCCGCTATGAATGTCCCCTCAGTTTCTGTTGAACCCGCTAAAGCAGTGAATGCGGTTGTAAAAGAAGAGGTTAAGAAAAGTAATGAAGAAAAAGAGGTGGAGCCCATTACGACTGACATAGATGTTTCGAAGAAATCTGAAAAAGTCGATAGTAAATTCAAAGAATTTTTTGAAACTATCTATGAAGAAGGACATGTGCTGATCTGGGTTCTCTTGAACCTTGCCACAATTAAAGAGGAAGATGATGTCTTTGCTTTATCTTTTGCTCTCAACGATCTTTTTGCCCGGGAACTGGCAAAAGAACATATTGAAACGATTTCCGAATTGATGAAGATGCGACTGGGAAAACCAGCGAAGATAAACGACAATGATATTGTAGAATCGAGTGACATATTGAAAAAACTGAATCCAGATGAAAAGGCGTACGTGAAAAGAATTCTGACACTCTTTGAGGGTCTTGATGCAAAGGATGTAAAAATTGAAATAGAGGAGGAGGGTAATGGCTAA
- a CDS encoding YbaB/EbfC family nucleoid-associated protein yields MAKKFRGLGGRNFGGSSKKAGNISELLKQAQKAQEEMQKLEESFKTMEVTASVGGGAVLVTATCDYRIKSIEIDEDLKDEDFEVLQDLIIAGVNEALEEVGKKREEESGKISSMLNLPDKML; encoded by the coding sequence ATGGCTAAGAAATTCAGAGGACTTGGCGGAAGAAATTTTGGTGGTTCCTCAAAAAAGGCTGGAAACATCTCTGAACTCTTAAAGCAAGCTCAAAAAGCTCAGGAAGAGATGCAAAAACTGGAGGAAAGTTTTAAAACAATGGAGGTTACAGCATCTGTCGGTGGTGGGGCTGTTCTTGTCACAGCAACATGCGATTATCGTATAAAATCTATAGAAATCGATGAAGACCTCAAAGATGAAGATTTTGAGGTGCTCCAGGATCTGATCATTGCGGGTGTTAACGAAGCTCTTGAAGAAGTGGGAAAGAAAAGAGAAGAAGAATCAGGAAAAATAAGTTCTATGCTGAATTTACCGGATAAAATGCTCTAA
- the gap gene encoding type I glyceraldehyde-3-phosphate dehydrogenase: MKVAINGFGRIGRLVFREMVKRGNFDVVAINDLTDAKTLAHLLKYDSVHGKFDGTVEAKDSAIVVNGKEIKIFAEKNPGNLPWKDLGVDIVIESTGVFRNKEKAMPHIEAGAKKVIITAPAKGEVDATVVLGVNDEVLKPEHQVISNASCTTNSIAPVIKVLHEKFKVLSGFLTTVHAYTNDQRILDLPHKDLRRARAAAANTIPTTTGAAKAVGVVIPELKGKLDGMAIRVPVPDGSITDLTVVVEKETTVDEVNAVMKEASETYLKGILGYNEEPIVSGDIVGTSFSGIFDATLTMVKGNLVKIASWYDNEYGYSCRVVDLVEKLEAML, from the coding sequence ATGAAAGTCGCGATTAACGGTTTTGGAAGAATTGGGAGATTGGTGTTCAGAGAGATGGTAAAGCGCGGAAACTTTGATGTTGTAGCAATCAACGACCTTACAGACGCAAAGACACTGGCACACCTGCTCAAATACGATAGTGTTCACGGCAAATTTGATGGAACAGTGGAAGCAAAAGATTCAGCGATAGTAGTCAATGGAAAAGAGATCAAGATCTTTGCTGAAAAGAATCCCGGTAATCTTCCCTGGAAGGATCTTGGAGTTGACATTGTTATTGAATCAACGGGTGTCTTTAGAAACAAAGAAAAGGCCATGCCACATATCGAAGCCGGTGCCAAAAAAGTCATTATAACAGCTCCCGCTAAGGGCGAAGTTGATGCTACAGTGGTTCTTGGTGTCAACGACGAAGTTCTGAAGCCTGAACATCAGGTGATCTCGAATGCCTCCTGTACAACGAATTCCATTGCACCGGTTATAAAGGTTCTTCATGAAAAATTCAAGGTTTTGAGTGGATTCCTCACAACGGTTCATGCATATACGAACGATCAGAGAATTCTTGATCTTCCGCATAAGGATCTCAGAAGAGCAAGAGCTGCCGCTGCAAACACAATTCCAACAACAACTGGCGCTGCCAAAGCCGTTGGAGTAGTTATTCCCGAACTCAAGGGGAAACTCGATGGTATGGCTATCAGGGTTCCTGTTCCTGATGGTTCAATAACTGACCTTACGGTTGTTGTTGAGAAAGAAACAACTGTTGATGAAGTTAACGCCGTTATGAAAGAAGCAAGTGAAACCTATCTGAAGGGTATCCTTGGATATAACGAAGAACCTATTGTGAGTGGTGATATTGTTGGAACTTCATTCTCTGGAATCTTCGACGCAACACTTACAATGGTCAAAGGAAATCTGGTAAAAATCGCATCCTGGTACGATAACGAATACGGTTACAGCTGCAGAGTTGTTGATCTGGTCGAAAAGCTCGAGGCAATGCTTTGA
- a CDS encoding phosphoglycerate kinase yields MKKLTVKDVDLKDKKVLLRVDFNVPIDKETGEVADDTRIKAALPTIKYVLENGGKAILVSHLGRPKGKKDPKYSLKPVAKRLEQLLGRTVSFVDDCIGEGAKKVIEAMKEGEVVLLENVRFYPEEKKNDPEFAEKLASLADIHVNDAFGTAHRAHASNVGVAQYLTSVAGFLMEKEIAMLGKAVANPEHPYVVILGGAKVSDKIGVITNLLKKADRILIGGAMMFTFLKALGKQVGDSLVEEDKLELAKEIMEEASKRGVEFVLPIDTVIAKEIEAGAESKVVRIDDGIPEGWKGLDIGPETIELFKSKLKGAKTVVWNGPMGVFEIDDFAKGTEEIAKALAELEDATTIVGGGDSAAAINKFNLADKVSHVSTGGGASLEMLEGKELPGIASIADADEKKNDG; encoded by the coding sequence CTGAAGAAACTTACAGTAAAGGATGTGGATCTGAAGGATAAAAAGGTACTGTTGCGGGTTGACTTCAATGTTCCTATAGATAAAGAAACCGGTGAAGTTGCCGATGATACACGCATAAAGGCCGCATTGCCAACAATAAAATATGTTCTTGAAAATGGTGGAAAAGCCATTCTCGTATCTCACCTTGGACGCCCAAAAGGCAAGAAGGATCCAAAATATAGTTTAAAACCGGTGGCTAAGAGATTGGAACAACTCCTTGGAAGAACCGTTAGCTTTGTAGATGACTGCATCGGTGAAGGTGCAAAGAAGGTTATAGAGGCTATGAAAGAAGGGGAAGTTGTCTTACTAGAAAATGTTCGTTTCTACCCCGAAGAAAAGAAAAATGATCCGGAATTCGCAGAAAAATTGGCTTCTCTTGCCGATATCCATGTGAACGACGCTTTCGGTACCGCTCATAGGGCGCATGCTTCAAACGTTGGTGTTGCACAATACTTGACAAGTGTTGCTGGTTTTTTAATGGAAAAGGAAATCGCGATGCTTGGCAAAGCCGTTGCCAATCCGGAACACCCTTATGTGGTTATACTTGGAGGAGCGAAGGTTTCAGATAAGATAGGTGTTATCACCAACCTGTTGAAGAAGGCTGACAGAATATTGATCGGTGGTGCCATGATGTTCACATTCCTGAAGGCACTTGGAAAACAGGTTGGCGATTCACTTGTTGAGGAAGATAAGCTCGAACTGGCCAAGGAGATTATGGAAGAAGCTAGCAAACGGGGTGTAGAGTTTGTTTTACCGATTGATACTGTCATAGCGAAGGAAATCGAAGCCGGTGCTGAGAGCAAAGTTGTGAGAATTGATGATGGTATTCCCGAAGGTTGGAAAGGCCTGGACATAGGCCCTGAGACGATAGAACTCTTTAAGAGTAAACTCAAAGGTGCAAAAACGGTTGTGTGGAATGGGCCCATGGGTGTCTTTGAAATTGATGATTTTGCCAAAGGAACGGAAGAGATCGCAAAAGCTCTCGCAGAACTGGAAGACGCAACAACCATCGTTGGCGGAGGCGATAGCGCGGCTGCGATAAATAAATTCAATCTTGCAGATAAGGTCAGCCATGTTTCTACCGGTGGTGGAGCTTCCCTGGAAATGCTGGAAGGTAAGGAACTTCCTGGCATAGCCAGTATTGCAGACGCTGATGAAAAAAAAAACGACGGGTGA
- the tpiA gene encoding triose-phosphate isomerase, with the protein MNKSPTEAKLFAGLLASKIGKETVMDIVVFPPAIDIPFVVDVLKDTNIGVGVQNVHPKEKGAFTGETSLLMVKDLSVEYVLVGHSERRHIFGESDEFINEKVKAVLSAGLRPVLCVGETLEEREKGLTKNVLERQIRLGLFGLEKEDVVNTVIAYEPVWAIGTGVVATPEQAEEAMAFIRSLLGELYGMETAENVRILYGGSIKPENFDALIRLKNVDGGLVGGASLKESFIELVEIAKRYV; encoded by the coding sequence ATGAACAAATCCCCCACGGAAGCTAAACTTTTTGCCGGTTTGCTAGCTTCAAAGATTGGAAAAGAAACGGTTATGGATATTGTCGTTTTCCCACCGGCAATAGATATACCCTTTGTTGTTGATGTACTAAAAGACACCAATATTGGCGTGGGAGTTCAGAATGTTCACCCGAAAGAAAAGGGAGCTTTCACAGGAGAGACCTCGTTGCTGATGGTTAAAGATCTCAGTGTAGAATATGTTCTTGTTGGTCATTCTGAGCGCAGACATATATTTGGAGAAAGTGATGAGTTCATCAATGAAAAGGTAAAAGCGGTATTATCCGCGGGTTTGAGGCCTGTTTTATGTGTTGGTGAAACATTGGAAGAACGTGAAAAGGGACTTACTAAAAATGTACTTGAACGTCAGATAAGGCTTGGACTTTTTGGTTTAGAGAAAGAGGATGTTGTTAATACAGTAATAGCATATGAACCAGTATGGGCAATTGGAACAGGTGTTGTGGCCACCCCGGAACAGGCGGAGGAAGCAATGGCTTTCATAAGATCGCTGCTCGGGGAGCTTTACGGTATGGAAACTGCTGAAAATGTACGAATACTTTATGGCGGTAGTATAAAACCAGAGAATTTTGATGCACTTATACGCCTTAAGAACGTGGATGGAGGGCTCGTGGGCGGCGCGAGTCTCAAAGAAAGTTTTATAGAATTAGTTGAAATCGCGAAGCGTTACGTATAG
- the zapA gene encoding cell division protein ZapA, which yields MKRPVVLKLGEKEFQFLTTEPPEIVDKVFEEIQQEYALLEKEVEKAGFERILVALLVNVTNDLVKTQNELRRLKEKYDSVLDEYYKGRGRVDRKG from the coding sequence ATGAAAAGACCTGTTGTTTTAAAGCTGGGTGAGAAAGAGTTTCAGTTTTTAACAACTGAACCACCCGAAATCGTTGATAAAGTGTTTGAAGAAATTCAACAGGAATATGCTTTGCTGGAAAAAGAAGTTGAAAAAGCTGGCTTTGAAAGAATTCTTGTGGCGCTTCTGGTAAATGTCACCAACGATCTTGTGAAAACACAGAATGAATTACGCAGGCTAAAGGAAAAATACGATAGCGTTCTCGATGAATATTACAAAGGACGTGGAAGAGTTGATAGGAAAGGTTGA
- the murI gene encoding glutamate racemase — MEELIGKVDIGIFDSGIGGITVLRELMKSVPTGVRFHYFGDTARVPYGSKPPSEIKKYVHQVFDFFRSLSVEAIVTACNTSDSILSKEEKKSLEVPFFSIIDPVTEALKNDLPINSSVAIIGTRNTIKRSLYLKKLIGSDNICRISQKACPLFVPLVEEGVWEGTLAETIVRYYLRGIKRFAPDYLILGCTHYPFLLKPIKTYLGEDVKVVDPAEYVAREFKAWIENQQNDVDSTVVFYVTGEVVSFTESLKMMGFDNAKIDSVKHVDISSLEEALWQTR; from the coding sequence GTGGAAGAGTTGATAGGAAAGGTTGATATTGGAATCTTCGATTCGGGTATTGGGGGCATCACGGTTCTGCGAGAATTAATGAAATCCGTGCCAACCGGCGTAAGATTTCATTATTTTGGCGATACTGCGAGAGTGCCGTACGGCTCCAAACCACCTTCCGAGATAAAAAAGTATGTGCACCAGGTTTTTGATTTCTTTCGAAGCCTTTCGGTTGAGGCAATAGTGACGGCCTGCAATACCTCTGACTCTATTCTCTCAAAAGAGGAGAAAAAGAGTCTCGAGGTACCTTTTTTTAGTATCATAGATCCTGTGACTGAAGCATTGAAGAATGATCTTCCTATCAATTCTTCGGTGGCAATTATCGGTACGCGAAATACAATCAAACGTTCCCTTTACCTGAAGAAATTAATAGGAAGCGATAACATATGTCGAATATCCCAGAAGGCGTGTCCCCTCTTTGTTCCACTTGTAGAGGAAGGGGTATGGGAAGGAACGCTTGCAGAGACAATCGTCAGGTATTATCTGAGAGGAATCAAGAGGTTCGCACCGGATTACCTGATACTCGGTTGCACCCACTATCCCTTCCTTTTGAAGCCCATAAAAACCTATCTGGGAGAGGATGTTAAGGTTGTTGATCCAGCTGAATACGTTGCCAGAGAGTTTAAAGCATGGATTGAAAATCAGCAAAACGATGTTGATTCTACCGTGGTGTTTTATGTTACAGGTGAGGTTGTGTCTTTCACTGAATCTTTGAAAATGATGGGATTTGATAACGCAAAGATAGACAGCGTGAAACATGTAGATATTTCCTCGCTTGAAGAAGCTCTGTGGCAGACGAGGTGA
- the rapZ gene encoding RNase adapter RapZ has product MITRNLIIITGMSGAGKSSALSFLEDLGLFCVDNVPQTVFMELVEMLRDSKIDSLAIVMDVRSISKFGQIGKLIDKLRNMKDINTKLIFLDADDDVLVYRYRKTRRAHPLQKQYPLEEAIKVERGMLSELMKLSDVVINTSNMEIQEMRNRILQVLEKINSELPPIRVIVESFSFGAGIPLDANLVFDVRFLPNPYYIKELSGLTGLDKEIEEFIESFESFSKYFENLLGVCKITIEQFLRTGRNQLKIAVGCTGGRHRSVYVAQKLYQALKEDKIGCLKNQ; this is encoded by the coding sequence ATGATAACAAGAAATCTGATAATCATCACCGGTATGTCCGGAGCCGGAAAGTCTTCTGCGCTTAGTTTTCTCGAAGATCTTGGCTTGTTTTGCGTTGACAACGTTCCACAAACGGTATTTATGGAACTTGTAGAGATGCTCAGAGATTCTAAGATAGATAGCCTTGCTATTGTGATGGATGTCCGTTCCATTTCAAAGTTTGGTCAGATCGGAAAATTGATAGATAAATTGCGAAACATGAAGGATATAAACACAAAACTCATATTTCTTGATGCTGATGACGATGTTCTGGTCTATAGGTATCGCAAGACCAGGCGTGCACACCCTCTTCAAAAACAATATCCCCTTGAAGAGGCGATAAAAGTAGAAAGGGGAATGCTTTCGGAATTAATGAAATTGTCTGATGTTGTGATAAATACCTCCAACATGGAAATACAGGAGATGAGGAACCGTATCCTCCAGGTATTGGAGAAAATTAACAGTGAACTTCCTCCGATACGGGTGATTGTTGAAAGTTTCAGCTTTGGTGCAGGTATTCCACTTGATGCGAATCTTGTTTTTGACGTGAGATTTCTACCCAACCCGTATTATATTAAAGAGCTATCAGGATTAACAGGGTTGGATAAAGAAATAGAGGAGTTTATCGAGTCTTTCGAAAGTTTTTCAAAGTACTTCGAGAATTTGCTTGGCGTTTGTAAAATTACCATAGAACAATTTCTGAGAACCGGTCGTAATCAGTTGAAGATAGCCGTAGGCTGTACTGGTGGAAGGCATAGATCTGTATATGTCGCGCAGAAACTCTATCAGGCTTTGAAAGAAGATAAAATAGGGTGTCTCAAAAATCAGTAA
- a CDS encoding transposase has translation MTKTCKTHTAQRRRRTGKYKDPQSSWTKTTKGWEYGRKVHMSLDAQNLLIQDWMTTPAAVHDSTVAKAQIDSGQGYKYFLADSAYDSQQIYRYIFDCSSMIPVIDTNKRKGVSLEKQCQARWLGIQLRQIYAEKYKNRWEIERTINILQEYFNLEYIWYVRNRNYDAVLGLAILAYNLCVMFNILNSRPHRKVADIIGCY, from the coding sequence GTGACCAAGACTTGTAAAACCCATACAGCACAAAGACGAAGAAGGACAGGGAAATACAAAGACCCCCAATCCAGTTGGACAAAGACGACAAAAGGCTGGGAATACGGAAGAAAGGTACATATGAGTTTGGATGCACAGAACCTATTGATTCAAGATTGGATGACAACGCCAGCAGCTGTACACGATTCGACGGTGGCAAAGGCACAAATAGATTCTGGCCAGGGATATAAGTATTTCCTCGCAGACAGCGCATATGATTCGCAACAGATATACCGTTATATATTCGATTGTAGTAGCATGATACCAGTAATAGACACAAACAAAAGGAAAGGTGTATCACTGGAAAAACAGTGTCAGGCTCGTTGGCTGGGCATTCAATTGAGGCAAATATATGCGGAGAAGTATAAAAACCGTTGGGAGATAGAGAGAACGATTAACATTCTACAAGAATATTTCAATCTGGAATACATTTGGTATGTGAGAAACAGGAATTATGATGCGGTATTGGGTTTGGCCATATTGGCATACAATCTTTGTGTTATGTTCAATATCTTGAACAGCCGTCCTCACAGAAAGGTGGCTGATATTATTGGCTGTTACTGA
- a CDS encoding gluconeogenesis factor YvcK family protein — translation MKRIVVIGGGTGISTVGRALKSLPFNLTFIVTITDDGGSSGLLRRDLSIPPPGDIRNNLIALADDEELLTKIFSFRFRSPELKNHSLGNLIIAGLTELLGSFPEAVAAASRLLKINGTVLPVADGLVHLIGRLANGEHVVGETEVSRHGKEIIELMLDPEIEALPQVLEAIGAADAIFIGPGSLLTSIVPNFLVKGVKEVLQSSNAPKVFIANLVTQPGETDGFSLRKHVEIVEKYSGIKLDKIYWTDVSKFTGKTLKRYIGKGYFPVINDMKEDPRTVELPGVEERLIVDNRRKKVLRHSQKDILFIARDLKLVEECQE, via the coding sequence ATGAAACGCATAGTTGTTATAGGTGGCGGAACAGGGATCAGTACCGTCGGCAGGGCACTGAAATCGCTGCCCTTTAATTTGACATTTATCGTTACAATAACCGATGATGGTGGTAGCTCCGGGTTACTGAGAAGAGATTTATCAATTCCACCACCCGGAGATATAAGAAACAACCTGATAGCACTGGCAGATGATGAAGAACTTTTAACAAAGATTTTTTCTTTCAGGTTTCGGTCTCCTGAACTGAAAAACCATTCACTGGGGAATCTAATAATTGCGGGATTAACAGAATTGCTTGGAAGTTTTCCCGAAGCCGTTGCTGCAGCATCGCGTTTGTTAAAGATCAATGGTACCGTATTGCCTGTGGCCGATGGTCTGGTACATCTAATTGGAAGGCTTGCAAATGGGGAACACGTTGTTGGAGAAACAGAAGTATCCAGACATGGAAAAGAGATAATAGAACTTATGCTGGATCCAGAGATTGAAGCATTGCCTCAAGTTCTGGAGGCAATAGGAGCAGCGGATGCTATCTTTATCGGCCCGGGAAGTCTTTTGACGAGCATAGTTCCAAATTTTCTGGTAAAAGGAGTTAAAGAGGTCCTGCAGAGTTCCAATGCTCCGAAGGTTTTTATAGCTAATCTCGTTACCCAGCCTGGTGAAACGGACGGTTTTTCATTGAGAAAACATGTGGAAATTGTTGAGAAGTATTCAGGAATAAAACTGGATAAGATATACTGGACTGACGTTAGTAAATTTACCGGAAAAACCCTAAAAAGGTACATCGGGAAAGGGTATTTCCCTGTGATCAATGATATGAAAGAAGACCCTCGTACCGTAGAATTACCTGGGGTTGAGGAAAGATTGATTGTTGATAACAGACGCAAGAAGGTTCTAAGGCACTCGCAGAAGGATATCTTGTTTATAGCGAGGGATTTAAAACTTGTGGAGGAATGTCAAGAATGA
- the whiA gene encoding DNA-binding protein WhiA, translating to MSFSENVKEELYHLPLEDSAEAKAEFFGFVKSRGALRIRSNNTFLVIPLGSISSLKRLYLLSKFLDLSLFETQVKETLRFKHVRGGEIIYRFSDVEKLLKMAKISITGDSLPPLVKKDPVYFGAFVRGLFLAGGSIVDPSKGYHLEVILDTTREFVERLKAHLWSAFNIKSGIVTVRNHFKLYLKSSRDIIELLSLMGAFRVVAVLQKAVEVRQIRSDVSRTLNFLTANANKSGQAMARQVKAIRLIEEKIGLDRLPEDLRKIAELRLEYEDLSLRELGELMDPPMSKSAVYNRFKKIIKIAESLGGLDEMPVL from the coding sequence ATGAGTTTCTCTGAGAATGTTAAAGAAGAATTGTATCATCTTCCTTTGGAAGATAGTGCCGAAGCTAAAGCTGAGTTCTTCGGCTTCGTAAAATCAAGAGGAGCACTCAGGATACGTTCAAACAACACCTTTCTGGTCATACCTTTGGGATCGATATCGAGTCTGAAACGCCTTTATCTGTTGAGCAAGTTTCTTGACCTTTCTCTTTTTGAAACGCAGGTAAAGGAAACCCTGAGATTCAAACATGTTCGTGGCGGAGAAATAATCTATCGTTTTTCGGATGTAGAAAAGCTCTTAAAGATGGCAAAAATATCGATTACCGGTGATTCTCTACCACCTCTGGTTAAAAAGGATCCCGTGTATTTTGGAGCCTTTGTCAGGGGATTGTTTCTAGCTGGCGGCTCCATTGTAGATCCCTCTAAGGGGTATCATCTCGAAGTAATACTCGATACAACGAGAGAGTTTGTCGAAAGATTGAAAGCGCACCTATGGAGCGCTTTCAACATAAAGTCCGGGATAGTTACCGTGAGAAATCATTTCAAGCTCTACCTAAAAAGCTCTAGAGACATCATCGAGCTTTTATCTCTTATGGGGGCTTTCCGTGTTGTCGCTGTTTTACAGAAAGCTGTGGAGGTTCGCCAGATACGAAGTGATGTTAGCAGGACACTGAACTTTCTTACTGCAAACGCGAATAAATCCGGTCAGGCGATGGCCAGGCAGGTAAAAGCTATTCGGCTTATAGAAGAAAAGATTGGATTGGATAGATTGCCCGAAGACCTGAGAAAAATTGCAGAACTCAGGTTAGAGTATGAGGATTTGAGTTTGCGCGAACTTGGCGAACTTATGGATCCTCCCATGAGTAAGTCGGCTGTTTATAATAGGTTCAAAAAGATAATCAAAATCGCGGAGTCGCTGGGGGGATTAGATGAAATGCCCGTTTTGTAA
- the nrdR gene encoding transcriptional regulator NrdR — MKCPFCNSEETRVIDTRLTDDGHVVRRRRECEHCGGRFTTYERFEQKPIFVVKKGGQRERFDRNKVLNGILKACEKRPVSIEEIENMSSEIEQEVLRSGKAEISSKEIGEMVMEKLKRKDRVAYVRFASVYKEFRDLDHFMDIIRELKDELKKRDRRD, encoded by the coding sequence ATGAAATGCCCGTTTTGTAACAGCGAAGAAACGAGAGTAATCGATACACGACTCACAGATGACGGTCATGTTGTTCGTAGACGAAGAGAGTGTGAGCATTGTGGAGGACGATTCACAACTTACGAACGTTTTGAACAAAAACCGATTTTTGTGGTAAAAAAAGGTGGTCAACGCGAAAGATTTGATAGAAATAAAGTTTTGAATGGTATTTTGAAAGCCTGTGAAAAGAGACCTGTTTCCATAGAAGAAATAGAGAACATGTCAAGCGAGATCGAGCAGGAGGTCTTGCGATCCGGCAAGGCTGAAATTAGCTCGAAGGAAATAGGTGAGATGGTTATGGAAAAATTGAAAAGAAAAGATCGTGTTGCGTACGTCAGGTTTGCATCAGTTTACAAAGAATTCAGAGATTTGGACCATTTCATGGATATAATAAGGGAGCTAAAGGACGAACTGAAGAAGCGCGACAGGAGGGATTAA
- the greA gene encoding transcription elongation factor GreA: MSKKNVIYLTKEGYENLKNELNTLRKKLMYEVAERIKEARELGDLSENSEYDEAKNEQGKIDSRIKELEYILDNAEIIEDDGDNSVVKLGAKVRLRNLKTNEEIEIRIVNSQEADIFENKISADSPIGKAVLERSVDDEVVVRTPSGIIKYKIITISR; encoded by the coding sequence GTGTCTAAAAAGAATGTGATTTACCTTACGAAAGAAGGTTATGAAAACCTGAAAAATGAATTGAATACGCTGAGAAAGAAGTTGATGTACGAGGTTGCAGAAAGAATAAAAGAAGCAAGAGAATTGGGAGATCTCAGCGAGAATAGTGAATATGATGAAGCAAAAAACGAGCAAGGAAAGATAGACAGCAGAATCAAAGAACTGGAATACATCCTTGACAATGCCGAAATTATAGAGGATGATGGGGATAATAGTGTTGTAAAACTCGGCGCCAAGGTCAGGCTGAGAAATTTAAAAACAAACGAAGAGATTGAGATAAGAATTGTCAACTCACAGGAAGCCGATATATTCGAGAACAAAATCAGTGCTGACTCACCAATAGGTAAGGCTGTTTTAGAAAGAAGCGTCGATGATGAAGTTGTTGTAAGAACACCTTCTGGAATTATTAAGTACAAGATAATAACCATCAGCAGGTAG